One part of the Aurantibacillus circumpalustris genome encodes these proteins:
- a CDS encoding methyltransferase: MRRLSYIFYNTFYKYILKLYLKSDSNVKFDKFKLKVFKEVFHPKLFFSTKYLYKFLLEKKFTNLNFLEIGSGTGVLSMLAFQKGASVTAIDIDPKAVENTQLNFSMNFKSSENLHIYQSDLFMNIPSQLFDFVVINPPYYFKKVETNAHYAWYCGENGEYFERLSSQLKTYVNDQTETYMILEENCDIQRIKKIASLHGLNLKVLDEKMIKWEKNYIFQLSYSNKL, translated from the coding sequence ATGCGTCGTTTATCGTATATTTTTTATAATACGTTTTATAAGTACATTCTTAAGCTTTACCTTAAAAGTGATTCGAATGTTAAATTTGATAAATTTAAACTAAAGGTATTTAAGGAAGTGTTTCACCCAAAACTATTTTTCAGCACAAAATATCTATACAAATTTCTTTTAGAAAAAAAGTTTACAAATTTAAATTTTCTTGAAATAGGATCTGGGACCGGAGTGCTAAGTATGTTGGCTTTTCAGAAGGGAGCGTCTGTAACCGCCATCGATATAGACCCTAAAGCTGTCGAAAATACGCAGTTAAATTTTTCCATGAATTTTAAGTCCTCTGAAAACCTCCATATTTATCAGAGTGATTTATTTATGAATATCCCATCGCAGTTATTTGATTTTGTAGTTATAAACCCGCCTTATTATTTTAAAAAGGTAGAAACAAACGCGCATTATGCTTGGTATTGTGGTGAAAACGGGGAATATTTTGAAAGGCTTTCCAGCCAGTTAAAAACTTATGTGAACGACCAGACAGAAACGTACATGATTCTCGAGGAAAACTGCGACATTCAAAGAATCAAAAAAATAGCTTCTTTACATGGACTAAATCTGAAGGTGTTAGATGAGAAGATGATCAAATGGGAAAAAAACTATATTTTTCAACTTTCTTACTCGAACAAATTATAG
- a CDS encoding B12-binding domain-containing radical SAM protein, translated as MKSRVLLFNPRAAKYKPRIPNSILQVAASIHSTYEWTIVDGNLEKDSWLKIDKYLSTGEYTCFGCSVMPGPQLKEAIPISKKIREKYPAVTIVWGGYFASNQYKVCLNSGFVDYVVNGPGDSTFPQLLKAIAENLPLENIKNLIYKKEDKFIKTGKDELPDLDKLPQLPYDALNKFYPIERYLGPSYLGKKTLAYHSSFGCPFTCSFCAVVPIYNARWKGKSALGVYSDVKALKDKYGADAIEFHDNNFFVSEKRVVEFAKLIKNENMVWWGEARIDTMDKYKDESLQLIKEAGCKMIFFGAETGSDEILKKMDKGGTQTAEQIVSFAERLKKFGIIPEYSFVLGTPLESESRVNKQIDDDIAFIRKIKEVNRETEIIIYTYSPVPSEGSDMYEQVKSEGFKFPETLEDWISPAWENFDLRKNPLTPWLKPYMIDKIRNFETVLNAYHPTVSDIKLSPVKKLVFKLASIWRYKLKLYTFPKELRLLQVLWKYRQPETEGF; from the coding sequence ATGAAATCACGAGTATTACTATTTAATCCCCGCGCAGCTAAGTACAAACCCCGCATTCCTAACAGTATTTTGCAGGTTGCGGCAAGTATTCATTCAACTTACGAATGGACAATTGTAGATGGAAACTTAGAAAAAGATTCGTGGTTGAAAATTGACAAATACCTTTCAACTGGAGAATATACTTGTTTTGGCTGTAGCGTTATGCCAGGCCCTCAATTAAAGGAAGCAATTCCAATCAGTAAAAAAATTAGAGAAAAATATCCAGCGGTAACAATTGTTTGGGGTGGGTATTTTGCATCGAATCAATATAAAGTGTGTTTAAACTCTGGTTTTGTAGATTATGTGGTTAACGGTCCCGGAGATTCTACCTTCCCACAATTACTAAAAGCTATCGCTGAAAATTTGCCTTTAGAAAATATTAAAAATCTCATCTATAAAAAAGAAGATAAGTTTATTAAAACCGGCAAGGACGAACTGCCAGATCTCGATAAATTGCCTCAATTGCCTTACGATGCTCTCAACAAATTTTATCCAATTGAAAGGTATCTTGGTCCGTCTTATTTAGGGAAAAAAACCTTGGCGTATCATAGCAGTTTTGGTTGTCCTTTTACCTGCTCCTTCTGCGCGGTAGTTCCTATTTACAACGCTCGATGGAAAGGCAAATCAGCGTTGGGAGTTTACTCAGATGTGAAAGCTTTGAAAGACAAGTATGGTGCCGATGCTATAGAATTTCATGATAATAATTTTTTTGTCTCCGAAAAACGTGTCGTTGAATTCGCAAAACTTATTAAGAATGAAAACATGGTGTGGTGGGGAGAAGCGCGAATTGATACCATGGATAAATATAAAGATGAATCTTTGCAACTGATTAAAGAAGCAGGTTGCAAAATGATCTTCTTTGGAGCAGAGACTGGAAGCGATGAAATATTAAAAAAAATGGATAAAGGCGGAACTCAAACCGCGGAACAAATTGTAAGCTTTGCCGAACGGCTTAAAAAATTTGGAATTATCCCTGAGTATTCATTTGTTCTCGGCACACCACTAGAATCAGAAAGCAGGGTGAATAAACAAATTGACGATGATATTGCATTTATTCGAAAAATAAAAGAAGTAAATCGCGAAACAGAAATAATTATATACACCTACAGTCCCGTGCCAAGTGAAGGTTCTGACATGTATGAACAGGTTAAATCTGAAGGGTTTAAATTTCCAGAAACGCTTGAAGATTGGATCAGTCCGGCATGGGAAAACTTTGATCTCAGAAAAAACCCATTGACACCTTGGTTAAAGCCCTACATGATCGATAAAATAAGAAATTTCGAAACAGTATTAAATGCTTACCATCCAACGGTGTCGGATATAAAATTAAGTCCCGTAAAAAAATTAGTTTTTAAACTAGCGAGTATCTGGAGGTATAAGCTCAAATTATACACATTTCCAAAAGAACTAAGATTATTACAGGTGCTCTGGAAATATAGGCAACCCGAAACAGAAGGTTTTTAA
- a CDS encoding glycosyltransferase family 2 protein, translating to MPGISVLIVTNNRAHLIGETIRSVLGQTLSNFELIIIDDGSTDNTEEIVRSFVDTRIHYFYSPRIGHLTTLRNLAVSKSKMEFIAFIDSDDLWHPEKLERCLLACIEGSAELCLTDCQEFSSPFQLKASRGKHLEDKKFIDIKTEVLIHNVPLTYGTNIFMRRDLFVKIGGFNESFFHGDHDFICRALYNSKSIYIGRVLSYMRKHESNMSQISSKSDLRPYFEYNETLKYLHQRGHVSKKDFTKISAENHFKMARLNLENFELKKARSHLFLSLKFNFKLRIILGFLKTLFSRSFLFSSNIPK from the coding sequence ATGCCCGGAATTAGTGTTTTAATAGTTACTAATAATAGAGCGCATCTAATTGGAGAAACAATTAGATCGGTGCTAGGTCAAACACTTTCAAATTTTGAATTAATTATTATTGACGATGGAAGTACTGATAATACTGAAGAGATAGTGCGTTCATTCGTAGATACAAGGATTCACTATTTCTATTCTCCTAGAATTGGGCATTTAACGACTTTGCGTAATCTGGCGGTGAGCAAAAGTAAAATGGAATTTATTGCATTCATCGATTCAGATGATCTCTGGCATCCCGAAAAACTTGAAAGATGTCTTTTAGCTTGCATAGAAGGCTCTGCTGAACTTTGCTTAACCGACTGCCAGGAATTCTCTTCTCCCTTTCAACTAAAGGCGTCTCGTGGAAAACATCTAGAAGATAAGAAATTTATAGATATTAAAACAGAAGTGCTAATTCACAATGTCCCACTTACCTACGGTACGAATATTTTTATGCGACGGGATCTATTTGTAAAAATAGGTGGTTTCAATGAAAGTTTTTTTCATGGAGACCATGACTTTATATGCAGGGCTTTATATAATTCAAAAAGCATTTATATCGGTCGTGTTCTTTCCTACATGAGAAAACATGAGTCAAACATGAGCCAAATTAGTTCTAAATCAGATCTGCGCCCTTATTTTGAATACAATGAAACCCTTAAATACCTGCATCAAAGGGGGCATGTGAGCAAAAAAGATTTTACAAAAATCTCCGCTGAAAATCATTTCAAAATGGCAAGACTAAATTTAGAAAATTTCGAATTAAAAAAAGCCCGCTCTCATCTTTTTCTATCTTTAAAATTTAACTTCAAACTCAGAATAATATTAGGTTTTCTTAAAACGCTTTTCTCGCGTTCTTTTTTATTCAGTTCAAATATTCCAAAATAA